The Geobacter sp. AOG2 genome includes a window with the following:
- a CDS encoding hybrid sensor histidine kinase/response regulator has translation MAVQQPVEKILVVDDQADIARLIVLQLQEAGFVAVWAGDGEAAINMLDADGYSLALLDLRLPKANGIEVLSHIRETGKDTAVIMMTAHGNENLAVECMKAGAVDYLSKPFAMDDMLQRVMRATVNRRVLLAKQRLEQEKDDFVSMLSHDMKNPLTAVIGSIDIIREGRLGAVNEEQAEYLHAAIDSCNEVIAMIDNLLDIHRFEAGRMQIKIAGYSVADILRGVTRRFIRIAEHDGIRLKERFSHEMPQIAVDKNAFSRVIGNLLANAVKFTPEGGEIVVSCRCVKSSETPLSPVPGYVTVPDGFMEQGCLVRVSIRDTGSGIPADDLGRIFERYVQSRGGVGRERGGAGLGLAFCKMAVESCGGIIWVESEAGAGSEFIILLPCHFNGAECDGQ, from the coding sequence ATGGCCGTGCAACAGCCTGTCGAAAAAATTCTGGTGGTGGACGACCAGGCCGACATTGCCCGGCTGATCGTCCTGCAACTGCAGGAAGCGGGCTTTGTCGCCGTCTGGGCAGGTGACGGCGAGGCGGCCATCAACATGCTGGACGCGGACGGCTACTCGCTGGCGCTGCTGGATCTCAGGCTGCCCAAGGCCAACGGGATCGAAGTGCTCAGCCATATTCGGGAAACCGGGAAGGATACGGCGGTCATCATGATGACCGCCCACGGTAACGAAAACCTTGCCGTGGAGTGCATGAAGGCCGGAGCCGTGGATTACCTTTCCAAGCCCTTTGCCATGGACGACATGCTCCAGAGGGTCATGCGCGCCACCGTCAACCGGCGCGTGCTGTTGGCGAAACAACGCCTCGAACAGGAGAAGGACGATTTCGTCTCCATGCTCTCCCATGACATGAAAAACCCCCTGACCGCCGTGATCGGCTCCATCGACATCATACGGGAGGGGCGGTTGGGAGCGGTGAACGAGGAACAGGCGGAATACCTTCACGCCGCCATCGACAGTTGCAATGAAGTCATCGCCATGATCGACAACCTGCTGGACATCCATCGCTTCGAGGCGGGCCGGATGCAGATAAAGATCGCCGGGTACAGCGTGGCGGACATTCTGCGGGGCGTCACCCGGCGCTTCATTCGGATCGCCGAACACGACGGCATCAGGCTCAAGGAGCGGTTCTCCCACGAAATGCCCCAGATTGCCGTCGACAAAAACGCCTTCAGCCGGGTTATCGGCAATCTGTTGGCGAACGCCGTAAAATTTACCCCCGAGGGGGGCGAAATCGTGGTGTCCTGCCGCTGCGTCAAAAGCTCCGAGACGCCCTTGTCCCCCGTGCCGGGCTATGTGACGGTGCCCGATGGCTTTATGGAGCAGGGTTGTCTCGTGAGAGTGAGCATTCGCGACACCGGCAGCGGTATCCCCGCCGACGACCTGGGCCGTATCTTCGAGCGGTATGTCCAATCGCGCGGCGGCGTGGGACGGGAACGGGGCGGAGCCGGCCTGGGGCTGGCCTTCTGCAAGATGGCGGTGGAGAGTTGCGGGGGGATCATCTGGGTGGAAAGCGAGGCCGGGGCCGGGAGCGAGTTCATCATCCTGTTGCCCTGCCATTTTAATGGCGCGGAGTGTGACGGACAATGA
- a CDS encoding GntR family transcriptional regulator: MKKPMEKHLTLREKILENIRDAIISGALKAGSRVSEPDLAERYGISRTPIREAFRQLESEGYLTVIPRRGAVVSEFSEKDVEEFYAIKSILEGYAARRACEKLTAKEVERLQAINDRLAELALHNDIKAFFKTHSDFHDVFIRAADNEKLRELIASLVTRFQRLRLMSISLPGRMDISVQEHQKIIEAFRRKDGETAELLVRKNAEYGGKVLMDGGIGSSQAAAMQMDL, encoded by the coding sequence ATGAAAAAGCCGATGGAAAAGCATCTTACCTTGCGGGAAAAAATTCTGGAAAACATTCGCGACGCAATCATTTCCGGGGCTCTCAAGGCCGGCAGCCGGGTTTCCGAGCCCGATCTGGCGGAGCGTTACGGTATCAGCCGGACCCCCATCCGCGAAGCCTTCCGTCAATTGGAATCGGAAGGGTACCTGACGGTGATCCCCCGCAGGGGGGCGGTGGTCAGCGAGTTCAGCGAGAAGGATGTGGAAGAGTTCTACGCCATAAAGAGCATCCTGGAGGGATATGCCGCCCGCCGGGCCTGCGAGAAACTGACGGCCAAGGAAGTGGAACGGCTTCAGGCCATCAATGACCGTTTGGCCGAACTGGCGCTGCATAACGATATCAAGGCTTTTTTCAAGACCCATAGCGATTTCCACGACGTCTTCATCAGGGCTGCGGACAATGAAAAGCTCCGGGAACTGATCGCCAGCCTGGTAACGCGATTTCAGCGCCTGCGCCTGATGTCGATCTCCCTGCCCGGCCGCATGGACATCTCGGTGCAGGAACACCAGAAGATCATCGAGGCCTTCCGCCGGAAGGACGGGGAAACCGCCGAGTTGCTGGTGCGCAAGAATGCCGAGTACGGCGGCAAGGTGCTTATGGATGGCGGCATTGGCTCTTCCCAGGCCGCGGCTATGCAGATGGACCTTTAG
- the selA gene encoding L-seryl-tRNA(Sec) selenium transferase, with translation MPQEILRQIPKVDRVLAWAGTASLVASHPRPELVTAIREVLERLRAAARSGVSCDLSEEGVVALVSAELDRRCTPSLRDVVNASGVVIHTNLGRSPLADDAEEAIHRASRGYSNLEFDLTTGERGTRYAHVEGLICELTGAEAALVVNNNAAAVILALSSLAQGRDVIVSRGELVEIGGSFRIPEVMLQSGAHLVEVGATNRTHVRDYRGAINDATALLLKVHTSNFAVVGFTAEVTTEEMSALGREAGVPVMVDAGSGCLIDLAAYGIAGEPTVRRYLAAGADVVTFSGDKLLGGPQAGIIAGKREIVVPMKRHPLLRALRMDKLSLAALEATLRLYRDERRAVREIPTLRMLTATPADLSRRADRILGMLRRRLPKTVTLVKQQGESSAGGGSLPLLGLPTSLIEVRIGGASAQQIEQRLRQTSTPVVGRIQRDRFLLDVRTILDHDFPNLALSLGEAAALLSESGQ, from the coding sequence GTGCCACAAGAGATATTGAGACAGATACCGAAGGTTGACCGTGTCCTGGCGTGGGCCGGGACGGCCTCGCTCGTCGCTTCCCATCCGCGCCCGGAACTGGTGACGGCGATCCGTGAAGTACTGGAACGGTTGCGTGCCGCCGCCCGCAGCGGGGTTTCCTGCGACCTTTCCGAGGAGGGTGTCGTTGCCCTGGTAAGCGCCGAGCTCGACCGTCGCTGCACGCCCAGCTTGCGGGATGTGGTCAACGCATCCGGCGTGGTGATTCACACCAACCTGGGGCGCTCTCCCCTGGCCGATGATGCCGAAGAGGCCATCCACCGGGCCTCCCGCGGTTACTCGAACCTGGAATTCGATCTCACCACCGGGGAGCGGGGTACGCGCTATGCCCACGTGGAGGGCTTGATCTGCGAACTGACCGGCGCCGAAGCGGCCCTGGTGGTCAACAACAATGCCGCCGCGGTTATTTTGGCCCTGTCGTCTTTGGCCCAGGGGCGGGATGTGATCGTCTCGCGGGGGGAACTGGTGGAGATCGGCGGGTCGTTCCGGATCCCCGAGGTGATGCTGCAGAGCGGGGCCCATCTGGTGGAGGTCGGTGCGACCAACCGGACCCACGTCCGGGACTACCGTGGGGCGATCAACGACGCCACGGCGCTCCTGCTCAAGGTGCATACCAGTAATTTTGCCGTGGTCGGCTTTACCGCAGAGGTCACGACGGAAGAGATGTCGGCCCTGGGGCGCGAGGCCGGGGTCCCGGTCATGGTGGATGCCGGCAGCGGTTGCCTGATCGATCTGGCCGCCTACGGCATTGCCGGTGAACCGACCGTGCGCCGCTACCTGGCTGCGGGCGCCGACGTGGTTACCTTTAGCGGCGACAAGCTCCTGGGCGGTCCCCAGGCCGGGATCATCGCCGGGAAGCGGGAGATCGTGGTGCCCATGAAGCGCCACCCGCTCCTGCGCGCCCTGCGGATGGACAAGCTCTCCCTGGCGGCCTTGGAGGCGACCTTGCGGCTCTACCGCGACGAGCGCCGCGCGGTCCGTGAAATCCCGACGCTCCGCATGCTGACGGCGACTCCGGCCGACCTGTCGCGGCGTGCCGACCGCATCCTCGGGATGCTGCGCAGGCGTCTTCCCAAGACGGTCACCCTGGTGAAGCAGCAGGGTGAATCGAGCGCCGGCGGCGGATCGCTTCCCCTGCTCGGGCTGCCCACGAGCCTCATCGAGGTGCGCATCGGCGGCGCGTCAGCGCAGCAGATCGAACAGCGCCTGCGGCAGACATCGACCCCGGTAGTGGGGCGTATCCAGCGGGACCGGTTTCTGCTGGACGTCCGCACCATCCTCGATCACGATTTTCCCAACCTGGCGCTCTCGCTCGGCGAAGCGGCGGCCTTATTGTCGGAGAGTGGCCAATGA
- the ispD gene encoding 2-C-methyl-D-erythritol 4-phosphate cytidylyltransferase, whose protein sequence is MTAFKSFALIPAAGMGKRMGASINKQYLHLAGMPIVARTISVFENAPFIDGIFLVTPADEIPYCREQVVEAHGFRKVVEIVPGGRERQNSVMNGLRALRDRADDDDVVLIHDGVRPLISPELLRESIDVARVCDGALVAVPAKDTIKTVREGVVIGTPDRDTLWQAQTPQAFRFGLIFAAHAAAEQEGFMGTDDASLIERRGGAVRIVRGDYRNIKITTPEDILLAEAFLAGSGQNGVP, encoded by the coding sequence ATGACCGCTTTTAAATCCTTTGCCTTGATCCCCGCCGCCGGCATGGGCAAGCGCATGGGCGCCTCCATCAATAAGCAGTACCTCCACCTGGCGGGCATGCCGATCGTGGCCCGCACCATCTCCGTATTCGAAAACGCCCCCTTCATCGACGGCATCTTTCTGGTCACCCCGGCCGACGAGATTCCCTACTGCCGCGAGCAGGTGGTTGAGGCCCACGGGTTTCGCAAGGTCGTGGAGATCGTACCGGGCGGCAGGGAACGCCAGAACTCCGTCATGAACGGGTTGCGGGCGCTCCGGGACCGGGCGGACGACGATGATGTGGTGCTGATACATGACGGGGTGAGGCCGCTCATCAGCCCGGAACTGCTGAGGGAGTCCATCGACGTGGCCCGCGTTTGCGACGGAGCCCTGGTGGCGGTGCCGGCCAAGGATACCATCAAGACGGTCCGGGAAGGGGTCGTCATCGGAACCCCGGATCGAGACACCCTCTGGCAGGCCCAGACACCCCAGGCTTTCCGGTTCGGGCTTATTTTCGCGGCACACGCGGCTGCGGAACAGGAAGGATTCATGGGGACCGACGACGCTTCCCTGATTGAGCGGCGCGGCGGCGCGGTCCGCATTGTACGCGGAGACTATCGCAACATCAAGATCACGACGCCCGAAGACATTCTCCTGGCCGAGGCGTTCCTGGCCGGTAGCGGGCAGAATGGAGTCCCCTGA
- a CDS encoding FAD/NAD(P)-binding protein yields the protein MCDHNKNIYLPHLATVAEVIDETPDVRTLRLVFQDEAIRDGFDFRAGQFAEYSAFGAGESTFCIASSPTRKGSIECCFRAVGRVTEALRRLEPGDTMGVRGPYGNSFPIEEFFGKNLVFVAGGIALPPLRTLIWNCLDWRDKFGDITIVYGARTEADLVYKRELQEWQERDDVRLVKTVDPGGNGVNWDGKVGFVPTILEETAPGAENTIALVCGPPIMIKFTLPVLEKLGFSDEQVYTTLENRMKCGLGKCGRCNVGNVYVCKDGPVFTAKQVKAMPAEF from the coding sequence ATGTGTGATCACAACAAAAACATCTACCTCCCCCACCTGGCCACCGTTGCCGAGGTTATCGACGAAACGCCGGATGTGCGCACCCTGCGGCTGGTCTTTCAGGACGAGGCGATACGGGACGGCTTCGACTTCCGGGCCGGGCAGTTTGCCGAATATTCCGCCTTCGGTGCCGGCGAGTCCACGTTCTGCATCGCCTCCTCACCGACCCGCAAGGGTTCCATCGAGTGCTGCTTCCGCGCCGTCGGCCGCGTGACCGAAGCCCTGCGGCGCCTGGAGCCGGGGGACACCATGGGGGTGCGCGGTCCCTACGGCAACTCCTTCCCCATCGAGGAATTCTTCGGCAAGAACCTGGTCTTCGTGGCCGGGGGTATCGCCCTGCCGCCGCTGCGCACCCTGATCTGGAACTGCCTGGACTGGCGCGACAAGTTCGGCGACATCACCATCGTCTACGGCGCCCGCACCGAGGCCGACCTGGTCTACAAGCGGGAGTTGCAGGAATGGCAGGAACGGGACGACGTGCGTTTGGTGAAGACCGTCGATCCGGGGGGCAACGGGGTCAACTGGGACGGCAAGGTAGGTTTCGTGCCGACCATTCTGGAGGAAACGGCCCCCGGCGCGGAGAACACCATCGCCCTGGTATGCGGCCCGCCGATCATGATCAAATTCACCCTGCCGGTGCTGGAAAAGCTGGGATTCAGCGACGAGCAGGTCTACACCACCCTGGAAAACCGCATGAAGTGCGGCCTGGGCAAGTGCGGGCGCTGCAACGTGGGCAACGTCTATGTTTGCAAGGACGGCCCGGTGTTCACGGCGAAACAGGTCAAGGCCATGCCCGCGGAGTTTTGA
- a CDS encoding thioredoxin fold domain-containing protein — MNNGKRFTGCFCGALVVMVAALLLCAGPVSASDMDFSKAIVIGSGPKTVVEFTDPDCPFCRRAAKYFAGRSDVTQYIFFWPLPRHPKAREKARYVLSQHDKAKAYHEVMSGRLDGQKVFTATPAGIKLQEEQAEIAKKSKVSATPTFMLFGRIIEGFDQKKIEEALGR; from the coding sequence ATGAACAACGGAAAACGTTTCACAGGGTGTTTCTGCGGGGCGCTGGTGGTGATGGTGGCGGCATTGCTGTTGTGTGCCGGTCCGGTGTCTGCATCGGATATGGATTTCAGCAAGGCGATCGTCATCGGCTCCGGGCCCAAGACGGTTGTTGAGTTCACCGACCCCGACTGCCCCTTCTGCCGCAGGGCGGCCAAGTATTTCGCGGGGCGTAGCGACGTAACCCAGTACATCTTTTTCTGGCCGCTTCCCCGGCATCCCAAGGCCAGGGAAAAGGCCCGGTACGTCCTTTCCCAACATGACAAGGCCAAGGCCTACCACGAGGTGATGTCGGGCAGACTGGACGGCCAGAAGGTTTTTACCGCGACGCCCGCGGGAATAAAGTTGCAGGAAGAACAGGCGGAGATCGCAAAAAAGAGCAAGGTTTCTGCCACACCGACCTTCATGCTGTTCGGCAGGATTATCGAAGGGTTCGATCAGAAGAAGATCGAAGAGGCATTGGGGAGGTAA